The Manis javanica isolate MJ-LG chromosome 4, MJ_LKY, whole genome shotgun sequence genome contains a region encoding:
- the RND2 gene encoding rho-related GTP-binding protein RhoN isoform X3: MEGQSGRCKIVVVGDAECGKTALLQVFAKDAYPGSYVPTVFENYTASFEIDKRRIELNMWDTSGSSYYDNVRPLAYPDSDAVLICFDISRPETLDSVLKKWQGETQEFCPNAKVVLVGCKLDMRTDLATLRELSKQRLIPVTHEQGTVLAKQVGAVSYVECSSRSSERSVRDVFHVATVASLGRGHRQLRRTDSRRGLQRSTQLGGRPDRGNGNEGEIHKDRAKSCNLICSHSS, encoded by the exons ATGGAGGGACAGAGCGGCCGCTGCAAGATCGTGGTGGTGGGGGACGCGGAGTGCGGCAAGACGGCGCTGCTGCAGGTGTTCGCCAAGGACGCCTACCCCGGG AGTTATGTCCCCACCGTGTTTGAGAACTACACCGCGAGCTTTGAGATCGACAAGCGCCGCATTGAGCTCAACATGTGGGACACTTCAG GTTCTTCTTACTATGATAACGTCCGGCCACTGGCCTATCCTGATTCAGATGCTGTGCTCATCTGCTTCGACATTAGTCGGCCAGAAACACTGGACAGTGTCCTCAAGAAG TGGCAAGGCGAGACTCAGGAGTTTTGCCCCAATGCCAAGGTTGTGCTGGTTGGCTGTAAACTGGACATGCGGACCGACCTGGCCACACTGAGGGAGCTGTCCAAGCAGAGGCTTATCCCTGTTACACATGAGCAG GGCACTGTGCTGGCCAAGCAGGTGGGGGCTGTGTCCTACGTGGAGTGCTCCTCCCGGTCCTCTGAGCGCAGCGTCAGGGACGTCTTCCACGTGGCCACAGTGGCCTCCCTTGGCCGTGGCCATAGGCAGCTGCGCCGCACTGACTCACGCCGGGGACTGCAGCGATCCACCCAGCTGGGAGGACGGCCGGACCGGGGCAACGGGAATGAGGGTGAAATACACAAGGACCGAGCCAAGAGCTGCAATCTCAT CTGTTCTCACTCATCCTAA
- the IFI35 gene encoding interferon-induced 35 kDa protein isoform X5, whose protein sequence is MSVTHDAALHTLQEEQTRLKMRLQELQQLKRELGDAPQGKVPFPVPEIPLVFQGHTQQDKDVPKSLVFKVRISYPLPGGSALVTFEDPKVAAQVLQHKEHQIKVEECRLQVQVQPLELPMVTTIQVSSHLSSRRVLVSGLPAGLGLSEEELLDKLEIFFGKTRNGGGDVEVRELHQGGIMLGFAEDGVAQHLCRIGQFTVPLGGQQFPLTVSPYLKGEIQKAEVLPRAPLSAGAQHS, encoded by the exons ATGTCAGTGACCCATGATGCG GCCCTCCACACCCTTCAGGAGGAGCAGACCAGATTAAAGATGAGGCTGCAGGAGCTGCAGCAGCTGAAAAGGGAGCTGGGGGACGCTCCACAAGGCAAG GTCCCATTCCCAGTGCCTGAGATCCCTCTGGTGTTCCAAGGACACACTCAGCAGGACAAAGATGTGCCCAAGTCTTTGGTTTTCAAAGTGCGGATCAGCTACCCTCTACCTGGAGGCTCTGCTCTGGTTACCTTTGAAGACCCCAAGG TGGCTGCACAGGTGCTACAACACAAGGAGCATCAGATTAAGGTAGAAGAGTGCCGCCTGCAGGTGCAGGTCCAGCCCTTGGAGCTGCCCATGGTGACCACCATTCAG GTGTCTAGCCACCTGAGCAGCCGGAGGGTGCTGGTCAGTGGGCTTCCTGCGGGGCTCGGGCTGAGTGAGGAGGAACTGCTGGACAAGCTGGAGATCTTCTTTGGCAAGACCAGGAATGGGGGTGGTGATGTGGAGGTTCGGGAACTGCACCAAGGGGGCATCATGCTGGGCTTCGCTGAGGATGGAG TGGCCCAGCACCTGTGTCGGATTGGCCAGTTCACAGTGCCACTGGGTGGACAACAGTTCCCTCTGACGGTTTCTCCCTACCTGAAGGGTGAGATCCAGAAGGCCGAG GTCCTGCCCAGAGCCCCACTCAGTGCTGGTGCTCAACATTCCTGA
- the IFI35 gene encoding interferon-induced 35 kDa protein isoform X2 → MRLQELQQLKRELGDAPQGKVPFPVPEIPLVFQGHTQQDKDVPKSLVFKVRISYPLPGGSALVTFEDPKVAAQVLQHKEHQIKVEECRLQVQVQPLELPMVTTIQVSSHLSSRRVLVSGLPAGLGLSEEELLDKLEIFFGKTRNGGGDVEVRELHQGGIMLGFAEDGVAQHLCRIGQFTVPLGGQQFPLTVSPYLKGEIQKAEIRSCPEPHSVLVLNIPDVLDGPELTDILETHFQKPTQGGGEVEALTVVPQGQRGLAVFTAESG, encoded by the exons ATGAGGCTGCAGGAGCTGCAGCAGCTGAAAAGGGAGCTGGGGGACGCTCCACAAGGCAAG GTCCCATTCCCAGTGCCTGAGATCCCTCTGGTGTTCCAAGGACACACTCAGCAGGACAAAGATGTGCCCAAGTCTTTGGTTTTCAAAGTGCGGATCAGCTACCCTCTACCTGGAGGCTCTGCTCTGGTTACCTTTGAAGACCCCAAGG TGGCTGCACAGGTGCTACAACACAAGGAGCATCAGATTAAGGTAGAAGAGTGCCGCCTGCAGGTGCAGGTCCAGCCCTTGGAGCTGCCCATGGTGACCACCATTCAG GTGTCTAGCCACCTGAGCAGCCGGAGGGTGCTGGTCAGTGGGCTTCCTGCGGGGCTCGGGCTGAGTGAGGAGGAACTGCTGGACAAGCTGGAGATCTTCTTTGGCAAGACCAGGAATGGGGGTGGTGATGTGGAGGTTCGGGAACTGCACCAAGGGGGCATCATGCTGGGCTTCGCTGAGGATGGAG TGGCCCAGCACCTGTGTCGGATTGGCCAGTTCACAGTGCCACTGGGTGGACAACAGTTCCCTCTGACGGTTTCTCCCTACCTGAAGGGTGAGATCCAGAAGGCCGAG ATCAGGTCCTGCCCAGAGCCCCACTCAGTGCTGGTGCTCAACATTCCTGACGTCCTGGATGGCCCAGAGCTAACTGACATCCTGGAGACACACTTCCAGAAGCCTACccaagggggtggggaggtggaggccCTGACAGTTGTGCCCCAAGGGCAGCGGGGCCTGGCAGTCTTCACCGCTGAGTCTGGCTAG
- the RND2 gene encoding rho-related GTP-binding protein RhoN isoform X4, with amino-acid sequence MEGQSGRCKIVVVGDAECGKTALLQVFAKDAYPGSYVPTVFENYTASFEIDKRRIELNMWDTSGSSYYDNVRPLAYPDSDAVLICFDISRPETLDSVLKKWQGETQEFCPNAKVVLVGCKLDMRTDLATLRELSKQRLIPVTHEQGTVLAKQVGAVSYVECSSRSSERSVRDVFHVATVASLGRGHRQLRRTDSRRGLQRSTQLGGRPDRGNGNEGEIHKDRAKSCNLM; translated from the exons ATGGAGGGACAGAGCGGCCGCTGCAAGATCGTGGTGGTGGGGGACGCGGAGTGCGGCAAGACGGCGCTGCTGCAGGTGTTCGCCAAGGACGCCTACCCCGGG AGTTATGTCCCCACCGTGTTTGAGAACTACACCGCGAGCTTTGAGATCGACAAGCGCCGCATTGAGCTCAACATGTGGGACACTTCAG GTTCTTCTTACTATGATAACGTCCGGCCACTGGCCTATCCTGATTCAGATGCTGTGCTCATCTGCTTCGACATTAGTCGGCCAGAAACACTGGACAGTGTCCTCAAGAAG TGGCAAGGCGAGACTCAGGAGTTTTGCCCCAATGCCAAGGTTGTGCTGGTTGGCTGTAAACTGGACATGCGGACCGACCTGGCCACACTGAGGGAGCTGTCCAAGCAGAGGCTTATCCCTGTTACACATGAGCAG GGCACTGTGCTGGCCAAGCAGGTGGGGGCTGTGTCCTACGTGGAGTGCTCCTCCCGGTCCTCTGAGCGCAGCGTCAGGGACGTCTTCCACGTGGCCACAGTGGCCTCCCTTGGCCGTGGCCATAGGCAGCTGCGCCGCACTGACTCACGCCGGGGACTGCAGCGATCCACCCAGCTGGGAGGACGGCCGGACCGGGGCAACGGGAATGAGGGTGAAATACACAAGGACCGAGCCAAGAGCTGCAATCTCATGTGA
- the IFI35 gene encoding interferon-induced 35 kDa protein isoform X6: protein MSVTHDAALHTLQEEQTRLKMRLQELQQLKRELGDAPQGKVPFPVPEIPLVFQGHTQQDKDVPKSLVFKVRISYPLPGGSALVTFEDPKVAAQVLQHKEHQIKVEECRLQVQVQPLELPMVTTIQVSSHLSSRRVLVSGLPAGLGLSEEELLDKLEIFFGKTRNGGGDVEVRELHQGGIMLGFAEDGVAQHLCRIGQFTVPLGGQQFPLTVSPYLKDQVLPRAPLSAGAQHS, encoded by the exons ATGTCAGTGACCCATGATGCG GCCCTCCACACCCTTCAGGAGGAGCAGACCAGATTAAAGATGAGGCTGCAGGAGCTGCAGCAGCTGAAAAGGGAGCTGGGGGACGCTCCACAAGGCAAG GTCCCATTCCCAGTGCCTGAGATCCCTCTGGTGTTCCAAGGACACACTCAGCAGGACAAAGATGTGCCCAAGTCTTTGGTTTTCAAAGTGCGGATCAGCTACCCTCTACCTGGAGGCTCTGCTCTGGTTACCTTTGAAGACCCCAAGG TGGCTGCACAGGTGCTACAACACAAGGAGCATCAGATTAAGGTAGAAGAGTGCCGCCTGCAGGTGCAGGTCCAGCCCTTGGAGCTGCCCATGGTGACCACCATTCAG GTGTCTAGCCACCTGAGCAGCCGGAGGGTGCTGGTCAGTGGGCTTCCTGCGGGGCTCGGGCTGAGTGAGGAGGAACTGCTGGACAAGCTGGAGATCTTCTTTGGCAAGACCAGGAATGGGGGTGGTGATGTGGAGGTTCGGGAACTGCACCAAGGGGGCATCATGCTGGGCTTCGCTGAGGATGGAG TGGCCCAGCACCTGTGTCGGATTGGCCAGTTCACAGTGCCACTGGGTGGACAACAGTTCCCTCTGACGGTTTCTCCCTACCTGAAGG ATCAGGTCCTGCCCAGAGCCCCACTCAGTGCTGGTGCTCAACATTCCTGA
- the VAT1 gene encoding synaptic vesicle membrane protein VAT-1 homolog, giving the protein MSAEREGAEAATVVAAAEVGAGEDASSQPPNAEPAGNTQPPAASEGAAAVSPPPLRYLVLTGFGGYDKVKLQSRPAAPPAPGPGQLTLRVRACGLNFADLMARQGLYDRLPPLPLTPGMEGAGVVIAVGEGVNDRKVGDRVMVLIRSGMWQEEVTVPSAQTYPMPEAMTFEEAAALLVNYITAYMVLFDFGNLRPGHSVLVHMAAGGVGMAAVQLCRTVENVTVFGTASASKHEVLKENGVTYPIDYHTADYVDEIKKVSPKGVDIVMDPLGGSDTAKGYNLLKPMGKVVTYGMANLLTGPKRNLMAMARTWWNQFSVTALQLLPANRAVCGYHLGYLEGEVELVSGVVTRLLALYNQGHIKPHIDSVWPFEKVVDAMRQMQEKRNVGKVLLVPGPEKEN; this is encoded by the exons ATGTCTGCCGAGAGAGAGGGAGCCGAGGCGGCCACCGTGGTGGCGGCAGCCGAAGTAGGGGCCGGAGAAGACGCCTCATCGCAGCCCCCGAATGCCGAGCCAGCTGGCAACACCCAGCCACCCGCGGCCTCCGAGGGGGCCGCCGCCGTGTCGCCGCCGCCGCTGCGCTACCTGGTGCTCACAGGCTTCGGTGGCTACGACAAGGTGAAGCTGCAGAGTCGCCCGGCCGCGCCCCCGGCCCCTGGGCCCGGCCAGCTGACGCTGCGCGTCCGTGCCTGCGGGCTTAACTTCGCCGACCTTATGGCCCGGCAGGGGCTGTACGACCGGCTGCCACCATTGCCCCTAACTCCGGGTATGGAGGGCGCAGGGGTCGTGATCGCGGTGGGCGAGGGAGTCAACGACCGCAAG GTAGGGGACCGGGTGATGGTATTGATCAGGTCGGGCATGTGGCAGGAGGAGGTGACTGTGCCCTCGGCCCAGACTTACCCGATGCCTGAGGCCATGACCTTTGAGGAAGCTGCTGCCTTGCTGGTGAATTATATCACAGCCTACATGGTCCTCTTTGACTTCGGCAATCTACGGCCTGGCCACAGCGTCTTGGTACACATGGCTGCAG GGGGCGTGGGTATGGCCGCCGTGCAGCTGTGCCGTACAGTGGAGAATGTGACAGTGTTTGGGACAGCATCGGCCAGCAAGCATGAGGTGCTGAAGGAGAACGGGGTCACATACCCCATCGACTACCACACAGCTGACTATGTGGATGAGATCAAGAAGGTCTCCCCCAAAG GAGTGGACATTGTCATGGACCCACTGGGTGGGTCAGATACTGCCAAGGGCTACAACCTCCTCAAACCCATGGGCAAAGTGGTCACCTATG GAATGGCCAACCTGCTGACAGGCCCCAAGCGGAACCTGATGGCCATGGCGCGCACATGGTGGAATCAGTTCAGCGTGACAGCTCTGCAGCTGCTGCCAGCCAACCGAGCTGTGTGCGGTTACCACCTGGGCTATCTGGAGGGCGAGGTGGAGCTGGTCAGTGGGGTGGTGACCCGTCTCCTGGCTCTGTACAACCAGggccacatcaaaccccacattGACTCCGTGTGGCCCTTCGAGAAG GTGGTGGATGCCATGAGGCAGATGCAAGAGAAGAGGAATGTGGGCAAAGTCCTCCTGGTGCCTGGGCCAGAGAAGGAGAACTAG
- the IFI35 gene encoding interferon-induced 35 kDa protein isoform X1 encodes MSVTHDAALHTLQEEQTRLKMRLQELQQLKRELGDAPQGKVPFPVPEIPLVFQGHTQQDKDVPKSLVFKVRISYPLPGGSALVTFEDPKVAAQVLQHKEHQIKVEECRLQVQVQPLELPMVTTIQVSSHLSSRRVLVSGLPAGLGLSEEELLDKLEIFFGKTRNGGGDVEVRELHQGGIMLGFAEDGVAQHLCRIGQFTVPLGGQQFPLTVSPYLKGEIQKAEIRSCPEPHSVLVLNIPDVLDGPELTDILETHFQKPTQGGGEVEALTVVPQGQRGLAVFTAESG; translated from the exons ATGTCAGTGACCCATGATGCG GCCCTCCACACCCTTCAGGAGGAGCAGACCAGATTAAAGATGAGGCTGCAGGAGCTGCAGCAGCTGAAAAGGGAGCTGGGGGACGCTCCACAAGGCAAG GTCCCATTCCCAGTGCCTGAGATCCCTCTGGTGTTCCAAGGACACACTCAGCAGGACAAAGATGTGCCCAAGTCTTTGGTTTTCAAAGTGCGGATCAGCTACCCTCTACCTGGAGGCTCTGCTCTGGTTACCTTTGAAGACCCCAAGG TGGCTGCACAGGTGCTACAACACAAGGAGCATCAGATTAAGGTAGAAGAGTGCCGCCTGCAGGTGCAGGTCCAGCCCTTGGAGCTGCCCATGGTGACCACCATTCAG GTGTCTAGCCACCTGAGCAGCCGGAGGGTGCTGGTCAGTGGGCTTCCTGCGGGGCTCGGGCTGAGTGAGGAGGAACTGCTGGACAAGCTGGAGATCTTCTTTGGCAAGACCAGGAATGGGGGTGGTGATGTGGAGGTTCGGGAACTGCACCAAGGGGGCATCATGCTGGGCTTCGCTGAGGATGGAG TGGCCCAGCACCTGTGTCGGATTGGCCAGTTCACAGTGCCACTGGGTGGACAACAGTTCCCTCTGACGGTTTCTCCCTACCTGAAGGGTGAGATCCAGAAGGCCGAG ATCAGGTCCTGCCCAGAGCCCCACTCAGTGCTGGTGCTCAACATTCCTGACGTCCTGGATGGCCCAGAGCTAACTGACATCCTGGAGACACACTTCCAGAAGCCTACccaagggggtggggaggtggaggccCTGACAGTTGTGCCCCAAGGGCAGCGGGGCCTGGCAGTCTTCACCGCTGAGTCTGGCTAG
- the IFI35 gene encoding interferon-induced 35 kDa protein isoform X3, producing the protein MSVTHDAALHTLQEEQTRLKMRLQELQQLKRELGDAPQGKVPFPVPEIPLVFQGHTQQDKDVPKSLVFKVRISYPLPGGSALVTFEDPKVAAQVLQHKEHQIKVEECRLQVQVQPLELPMVTTIQVSSHLSSRRVLVSGLPAGLGLSEEELLDKLEIFFGKTRNGGGDVEVRELHQGGIMLGFAEDGVAQHLCRIGQFTVPLGGQQFPLTVSPYLKGEIQKAERGRQDCSSAAIRSLQRAA; encoded by the exons ATGTCAGTGACCCATGATGCG GCCCTCCACACCCTTCAGGAGGAGCAGACCAGATTAAAGATGAGGCTGCAGGAGCTGCAGCAGCTGAAAAGGGAGCTGGGGGACGCTCCACAAGGCAAG GTCCCATTCCCAGTGCCTGAGATCCCTCTGGTGTTCCAAGGACACACTCAGCAGGACAAAGATGTGCCCAAGTCTTTGGTTTTCAAAGTGCGGATCAGCTACCCTCTACCTGGAGGCTCTGCTCTGGTTACCTTTGAAGACCCCAAGG TGGCTGCACAGGTGCTACAACACAAGGAGCATCAGATTAAGGTAGAAGAGTGCCGCCTGCAGGTGCAGGTCCAGCCCTTGGAGCTGCCCATGGTGACCACCATTCAG GTGTCTAGCCACCTGAGCAGCCGGAGGGTGCTGGTCAGTGGGCTTCCTGCGGGGCTCGGGCTGAGTGAGGAGGAACTGCTGGACAAGCTGGAGATCTTCTTTGGCAAGACCAGGAATGGGGGTGGTGATGTGGAGGTTCGGGAACTGCACCAAGGGGGCATCATGCTGGGCTTCGCTGAGGATGGAG TGGCCCAGCACCTGTGTCGGATTGGCCAGTTCACAGTGCCACTGGGTGGACAACAGTTCCCTCTGACGGTTTCTCCCTACCTGAAGGGTGAGATCCAGAAGGCCGAG AGAGGAAGACAGGACTGCTCCAGTGCCGCCATCCGGTCCCTCCAGAGAGCAGCCTAA
- the RND2 gene encoding rho-related GTP-binding protein RhoN isoform X2 produces the protein MSPPCLRTTPRALRSTSAALSSTCGTLQEKRKSIQRLKPGKLRQTWWRLRNLVLKKKAQYQLDSASVGKLGRNGFHLEGSSYYDNVRPLAYPDSDAVLICFDISRPETLDSVLKKWQGETQEFCPNAKVVLVGCKLDMRTDLATLRELSKQRLIPVTHEQGTVLAKQVGAVSYVECSSRSSERSVRDVFHVATVASLGRGHRQLRRTDSRRGLQRSTQLGGRPDRGNGNEGEIHKDRAKSCNLMTLS, from the exons ATGTCCCCACCGTGTTTGAGAACTACACCGCGAGCTTTGAGATCGACAAGCGCCGCATTGAGCTCAACATGTGGGACACTTCAG gagaaaagaaaatcaatccAACGCTTAAAGccaggaaaactgaggcagacCTGGTGGAGACTCAGAAACCTTGTCCTGAAGAAGAAAGCCCAGTATCAGCTGGACTCTGCCTCCGTGGGAAAGTTGGGAAGGAATGGCTTCCATCTGGAAG GTTCTTCTTACTATGATAACGTCCGGCCACTGGCCTATCCTGATTCAGATGCTGTGCTCATCTGCTTCGACATTAGTCGGCCAGAAACACTGGACAGTGTCCTCAAGAAG TGGCAAGGCGAGACTCAGGAGTTTTGCCCCAATGCCAAGGTTGTGCTGGTTGGCTGTAAACTGGACATGCGGACCGACCTGGCCACACTGAGGGAGCTGTCCAAGCAGAGGCTTATCCCTGTTACACATGAGCAG GGCACTGTGCTGGCCAAGCAGGTGGGGGCTGTGTCCTACGTGGAGTGCTCCTCCCGGTCCTCTGAGCGCAGCGTCAGGGACGTCTTCCACGTGGCCACAGTGGCCTCCCTTGGCCGTGGCCATAGGCAGCTGCGCCGCACTGACTCACGCCGGGGACTGCAGCGATCCACCCAGCTGGGAGGACGGCCGGACCGGGGCAACGGGAATGAGGGTGAAATACACAAGGACCGAGCCAAGAGCTGCAATCTCAT
- the RND2 gene encoding rho-related GTP-binding protein RhoN isoform X1, producing MSPPCLRTTPRALRSTSAALSSTCGTLQEKRKSIQRLKPGKLRQTWWRLRNLVLKKKAQYQLDSASVGKLGRNGFHLEGSSYYDNVRPLAYPDSDAVLICFDISRPETLDSVLKKWQGETQEFCPNAKVVLVGCKLDMRTDLATLRELSKQRLIPVTHEQGTVLAKQVGAVSYVECSSRSSERSVRDVFHVATVASLGRGHRQLRRTDSRRGLQRSTQLGGRPDRGNGNEGEIHKDRAKSCNLICSHSS from the exons ATGTCCCCACCGTGTTTGAGAACTACACCGCGAGCTTTGAGATCGACAAGCGCCGCATTGAGCTCAACATGTGGGACACTTCAG gagaaaagaaaatcaatccAACGCTTAAAGccaggaaaactgaggcagacCTGGTGGAGACTCAGAAACCTTGTCCTGAAGAAGAAAGCCCAGTATCAGCTGGACTCTGCCTCCGTGGGAAAGTTGGGAAGGAATGGCTTCCATCTGGAAG GTTCTTCTTACTATGATAACGTCCGGCCACTGGCCTATCCTGATTCAGATGCTGTGCTCATCTGCTTCGACATTAGTCGGCCAGAAACACTGGACAGTGTCCTCAAGAAG TGGCAAGGCGAGACTCAGGAGTTTTGCCCCAATGCCAAGGTTGTGCTGGTTGGCTGTAAACTGGACATGCGGACCGACCTGGCCACACTGAGGGAGCTGTCCAAGCAGAGGCTTATCCCTGTTACACATGAGCAG GGCACTGTGCTGGCCAAGCAGGTGGGGGCTGTGTCCTACGTGGAGTGCTCCTCCCGGTCCTCTGAGCGCAGCGTCAGGGACGTCTTCCACGTGGCCACAGTGGCCTCCCTTGGCCGTGGCCATAGGCAGCTGCGCCGCACTGACTCACGCCGGGGACTGCAGCGATCCACCCAGCTGGGAGGACGGCCGGACCGGGGCAACGGGAATGAGGGTGAAATACACAAGGACCGAGCCAAGAGCTGCAATCTCAT CTGTTCTCACTCATCCTAA
- the IFI35 gene encoding interferon-induced 35 kDa protein isoform X4: MSVTHDAALHTLQEEQTRLKMRLQELQQLKRELGDAPQGKVPFPVPEIPLVFQGHTQQDKDVPKSLVFKVRISYPLPGGSALVTFEDPKVAAQVLQHKEHQIKVEECRLQVQVQPLELPMVTTIQVSSHLSSRRVLVSGLPAGLGLSEEELLDKLEIFFGKTRNGGGDVEVRELHQGGIMLGFAEDGVAQHLCRIGQFTVPLGGQQFPLTVSPYLKGPAQSPTQCWCSTFLTSWMAQS, from the exons ATGTCAGTGACCCATGATGCG GCCCTCCACACCCTTCAGGAGGAGCAGACCAGATTAAAGATGAGGCTGCAGGAGCTGCAGCAGCTGAAAAGGGAGCTGGGGGACGCTCCACAAGGCAAG GTCCCATTCCCAGTGCCTGAGATCCCTCTGGTGTTCCAAGGACACACTCAGCAGGACAAAGATGTGCCCAAGTCTTTGGTTTTCAAAGTGCGGATCAGCTACCCTCTACCTGGAGGCTCTGCTCTGGTTACCTTTGAAGACCCCAAGG TGGCTGCACAGGTGCTACAACACAAGGAGCATCAGATTAAGGTAGAAGAGTGCCGCCTGCAGGTGCAGGTCCAGCCCTTGGAGCTGCCCATGGTGACCACCATTCAG GTGTCTAGCCACCTGAGCAGCCGGAGGGTGCTGGTCAGTGGGCTTCCTGCGGGGCTCGGGCTGAGTGAGGAGGAACTGCTGGACAAGCTGGAGATCTTCTTTGGCAAGACCAGGAATGGGGGTGGTGATGTGGAGGTTCGGGAACTGCACCAAGGGGGCATCATGCTGGGCTTCGCTGAGGATGGAG TGGCCCAGCACCTGTGTCGGATTGGCCAGTTCACAGTGCCACTGGGTGGACAACAGTTCCCTCTGACGGTTTCTCCCTACCTGAAGG GTCCTGCCCAGAGCCCCACTCAGTGCTGGTGCTCAACATTCCTGACGTCCTGGATGGCCCAGAGCTAA
- the IFI35 gene encoding interferon-induced 35 kDa protein isoform X7 translates to MSVTHDAALHTLQEEQTRLKMRLQELQQLKRELGDAPQGKVPFPVPEIPLVFQGHTQQDKDVPKSLVFKVRISYPLPGGSALVTFEDPKVAAQVLQHKEHQIKVEECRLQVQVQPLELPMVTTIQVSSHLSSRRVLVSGLPAGLGLSEEELLDKLEIFFGKTRNGGGDVEVRELHQGGIMLGFAEDGVAQHLCRIGQFTVPLGGQQFPLTVSPYLKGEIQKAEE, encoded by the exons ATGTCAGTGACCCATGATGCG GCCCTCCACACCCTTCAGGAGGAGCAGACCAGATTAAAGATGAGGCTGCAGGAGCTGCAGCAGCTGAAAAGGGAGCTGGGGGACGCTCCACAAGGCAAG GTCCCATTCCCAGTGCCTGAGATCCCTCTGGTGTTCCAAGGACACACTCAGCAGGACAAAGATGTGCCCAAGTCTTTGGTTTTCAAAGTGCGGATCAGCTACCCTCTACCTGGAGGCTCTGCTCTGGTTACCTTTGAAGACCCCAAGG TGGCTGCACAGGTGCTACAACACAAGGAGCATCAGATTAAGGTAGAAGAGTGCCGCCTGCAGGTGCAGGTCCAGCCCTTGGAGCTGCCCATGGTGACCACCATTCAG GTGTCTAGCCACCTGAGCAGCCGGAGGGTGCTGGTCAGTGGGCTTCCTGCGGGGCTCGGGCTGAGTGAGGAGGAACTGCTGGACAAGCTGGAGATCTTCTTTGGCAAGACCAGGAATGGGGGTGGTGATGTGGAGGTTCGGGAACTGCACCAAGGGGGCATCATGCTGGGCTTCGCTGAGGATGGAG TGGCCCAGCACCTGTGTCGGATTGGCCAGTTCACAGTGCCACTGGGTGGACAACAGTTCCCTCTGACGGTTTCTCCCTACCTGAAGGGTGAGATCCAGAAGGCCGAG GAATAA